A single window of Balaenoptera acutorostrata chromosome X, mBalAcu1.1, whole genome shotgun sequence DNA harbors:
- the LOC102998910 gene encoding LOW QUALITY PROTEIN: medium-wave-sensitive opsin 1 (The sequence of the model RefSeq protein was modified relative to this genomic sequence to represent the inferred CDS: inserted 1 base in 1 codon), giving the protein MEEAQRAEAAPAAARRGLAGRAARRRQERAPESRRAGPAGALPSPARSGSPRRELAAGIKHCDRQAAPGLAGIGAQHWGPQRFAGGQAQASFEDSTQGSVFTYTSSSSTRDPFDGPDHHIAPXWVYQLTSAWMVFVVVASILTNGLVLAATMKFRKLRHPLNWILVNLAIADLAETIIAGTISSVNQMYGYFVLGHPLCIVEGYTVSLCGITGLWSLAIISWERWMVVCKPFGNMRFDAKLAIAGIAFSWIWAAVWAAPPIFGWSRYWPHGLKTSCGPDVFRGSSYPGVRSHMIVLVTTCCFLPLSAIVLCYLQVWLAIRAVAKQQKESESTQKAEKEVTRMVMVMIFAYCLCWGPYTFFACFAAAHPGYAFHPLVAALPSYFAQSATIYNPIIYVFMNRQFRSCSLRLFGKKVEDSSELSCVCKAEASSVSSVSPA; this is encoded by the exons atggaggagGCTCAGAGAGCGGAAGCGGCCCCGGCGGCCGCGCGGCGAGGTCTAGCCGGGCGAGCGGCACGGCGCCGCCAGGAGAGGGCGCCCGAGAGCCGGCGCGCGGGCCCAGCGGGGGCCCTTCCCTCCCCCGCCCGCTCAGGGTCCCCGCGCCGAGAGTTGGCG GCTGGTATAAAGCACTGTGACCGCCAGGCAGCGCCAGGGCTGGCAGGCATCGGGGCCCAGCACTGGGGCCCTCAAAGGTTTGCAGGCGGGCAGGCACAGGCCAGCTTTGAGGACAGCACCCAGGGGAGCGTCTTCACCTACACCAGCAGCAGCTCCACCAGAG ACCCCTTCGACGGCCCCGATCACCACATCGCTC GATGGGTGTATCAGCTCACCAGTGCCTGGATGGTCTTTGTGGTCGTCGCCTCCATCCTCACCAATGGGCTCGTGCTGGCAGCCACCATGAAGTTCAGGAAGCTGCGCCACCCTCTGAACTGGATCCTGGTGAACTTGGCCATCGCTGACCTGGCGGAGACGATCATTGCCGGCACCATCAGCAGTGTGAACCAGATGTACGGCTACTTTGTGCTGGGCCACCCCTTGTGCATCGTGGAGGGCTACACTGTCTCCTTGTGTG GGATCACCGGTCTCTGGTCCTTGGCCATCATTTCCTGGGAGAGGTGGATGGTGGTCTGCAAGCCCTTTGGCAACATGAGATTTGATGCCAAGCTGGCCATCGCGGGCATTGCCTTCTCCTGGATCTGGGCTGCTGTGTGGGCAGCTCCACCCATCTTTGGTTGGAGCAG GTACTGGCCCCACGGCCTGAAGACTTCGTGCGGCCCGGACGTGTTCCGCGGCAGCTCGTACCCCGGGGTGCGGTCTCACATGATCGTGCTCGTGACCACCTGCTGCTTCCTCCCGCTCAGCGCCATCGTGCTCTGCTACCTGCAAGTGTGGCTGGCCATCCGAGCG GTGGCGAAGCAGCAGAAAGAATCCGAGTCCACCCAGAAGGCGGAGAAGGAGGTGACCCgcatggtgatggtgatgatctTCGCGTACTGCCTCTGCTGGGGGCCCTACACATTCTTTGCATGCTTCGCCGCTGCCCACCCTGGCTATGCCTTCCACCCTCTGGTGGCCGCCCTGCCATCCTACTTCGCCCAAAGTGCCACTATCTACAACCCCATTATCTATGTCTTTATGAACCGGCAG TTTCGAAGCTGCAGCTTGCGGCTTTTTGGGAAGAAGGTGGAAGACAGCTCTGAGCTCTCCTGCGTTTGCAAAGCAGAAGCTTCATCTGTCTCTTCGGTCTCACCTGCCTGA